From the uncultured Methanomethylovorans sp. genome, the window GTCAAGTTTTCCTCCATAGGCGTCCATACGCACAGCCAGACTTATCTTAGCTGCCAATGACCTGGCGATCTTACCCCTCTGCCACCACGGTGAACCTTTGATGAGAGGATGATTGAATATCACACCATGCTTTGGAGATGGAGCACGGGATCTAAGATGCTTGAAAAGAGCATTATTAGCCCCGATGACCTGCACAGTACTTGAAGGAAAAGCCGCAAGCTTCTTCAATCCTCCGGCAAGGCTGATGAGCCTTGCACCCAGAGGAGCACCTGCTATATTTGTAAGGTTTGGAGCTACTACACCCATGTTTGCCATGATGTATTGCTCCAGATTCTTGCGGGTATCATATATCCCGCATAGATTGGTTGCAAAGTTACGTAAAAGGTCCTCATCCACCAATGACAATTCCGCACCCATGGAACTACTGGCTTTTGAAAACATATTATGATCTTCAGGTACATTCTCCCGCGAGCCAAACCTTGCCACGAACCTTGCCATGGACTCCGCTGTAAGCTCCAGTTCCGGGAAATACACGCCATACCACTCAGTAAGCCTTTCAGAAAGCTCGTTGGCTGCTTTATCAACATCATCCATAGCCTCGACGGCCTGAATGATGCGTTTATCATCGGTATCAGTCATGGATATCTGACGCTTTGCTGCCTTTATGCATACTTCCCGAAGCAGCACGTCATAATCCTCTTCAAGTTCAACAAAACCACATGCTAGTGCCAGCTCCCTCAGACCCAGGCCATGTGTAGGAAGCTCTTCATTTTCCACAGCAAGCAGCATGTGCTGAGCCAGCTGTTCAGGATCATTCTCCAACAAAGAGCACTCTTCGACCTCACCGTTTTCGGAGAGTGTTAGCGTACCAAACCACGTAACTGCCTTCAAATTATTCCTCCACAATAGAAGCCCCTGTGTTGTTGGCTTTGGTAATTATCACTTTACCTCCGATGGTGCTATCCAGGAATGCCTGAGCATCTTCCTGCAGATTAGCTGCATCTTCTGGATTAGTCGTAAAAGCATATACTATAGGCCCAAAAGAGCTCATACCTGCACCATAGGAACCACTATCCTGCAAAAGTTCAATAAGGTCCCTGACAGCCTGATGCTGCAACCTTACTTCCCTTTGCTTGAAACCTAGTCCCTGAAGAAGGTTGGTTGCCTCTCCAAAAGCCTCAATGTCTTTTTCCATAATAGCAGGCATCATTTTCATCAGCACTACATGAGCAACTGCCTGTGCTTCTTGCAATGGGATGGGACATTCCTTTCTGAATATATCCACTTCCTGGGCATCATGGGCTCCTATATGCATGTCCTCACCTGGCAAAGCCAGTACTATTTCCCAATCCGGGAAATCTTCCCTGAAAAGAACGGGTGCAGGAGGCATCTTGCTTGCCGAGGATGGAGAGAATGACCCCTTATCCTTAAACTTATGTCCGCCATCAACTATGAAACCGCCTTTTTCAAAAGATGCAACACCGATACCAGAAGTACCGCCACGGCCCACAGCAATAGCCATATCTCTCACGCTCAAACCCAGGTCATACAACCTGTTCACCGCAGCTGCAACTGAAAGAGCTGCCTGAGTTCCTGAACCGACACCCACGTGATTAGGCATGTCTTCTTCGATTGTCACCCTTATACCCTGACCCTCAGGTAGCAAAGTCTTTGCCGCTGCCTTCATGCGCGGTGCAAGCAAAGAGTGACCTATAACCTCGATATCGTCAGCGATCTCCGCTGAGATAACTACATGGGGATAGTCAATAGACAATCCAACCCCACCGTCCACTCTTCCAAGTTCAGCATTCATATCTATAAGACCCATGTGAATTCTGGAAGGTGACTTTACTCTAATCATTCAGGTCTTAATCATCACTGAATGTTATTAAACTTTGACACTTGGGATTCAATATAGCTTCAAATGGTGTTCATCTATAGGTGCGCACCAGTAACCATCCAGTTCTGAGCACTCCCCAGTTAAGTGCAAAACGAAGGAATACAGGAATAAATCTGTAAATACGTATCCTAACATCAGCCATCAATTGAAGATCAAATGCTTTTTCATGGAATCTGGGTTCCAGAAAATATGAAAAATTTCGCCAGTACTGATGCAAAAACCCAAATACCCCATAAAGAAAACCACACAACATACCTGTATCCGCAGGGTCGGGAAGTCCAAAAAGTAGATCACATTTTCCACAGCGCAATCTGATATTGGATATTGTACCCTTGAAAAGCCTGAAAAGAGGCTTTTTGATATTATTGAATATCCTCAGTATGTCCTTAGCCTTCAGTTCTTTTTTCATTTTTGGACTTTTTGCTTCATTTATGATCTTTTCTTCAGATACTTCGTCCATATCCTTTACAGTAGCAGAGCTGGACTTCTCCACTTTTTCCTTTTCAGAAGCAGCCTGCCCTTTCTTTGAGTCTGAATTATTAGGTTCATTTGGATAGAACACTTTGGAATAGGACAGAAAGAGCCATTTGACCATTATCTTTCCAGAAATATCCTGATCTTTCTTTTTCAGGTCCACTACCAGATCTATGGCACAAAACAGTACAAGTAATATCAGTAACAGGATTATCATCACTGCTATCTGTACAAACTGTATTGCAGTGAACATAGTATGCCCAGCTCAAATAAAGAAAGACAAATAATTGGATAAGATGAAGAGAATATCTTTATCTATTATCGTGCCCGGTTTACTGTCCTTCTACATCTATTTTAACAGATCCTTCATCCTCTGGAACTGTCACAGGATCGGTACTATCAGTACTCTTTTCCTTCTTAGCTTTCATCGTCTTTATCTTCTCGATAAGACCCGGAACTGAGTCAATGAGGACACCAATATCGGATTTCCCCGAAACTGACATTAAACGAACTCCATCTTTGGACATAACGATAAAAGCCACAGGCTCTATCTTTGCACCTGCTGCACCGCCACCGCCAAAACCTTCTTCGTTATCTTTACTCTTCCCCTCTGCGCCGCCTGTACCAAAGCCAAAAGAAACCTTTGTTACGGGAATGATGGTTGTATCTCCAACTGTTACAGCATCTCCCACCACTGTCTTGGTACTCACAAGTCTTTCAAGTTCACTGGACACTTCTTTCATAAGATCTTCAAGTCCCATGGTATTTACTCCCATAAACGTCGATAACTACGTTTTATAAGTCTATGAACCATACATGATATAATTTGTCCTGAATGTCCTGCATTATGCATTATCCTGGAAGAAGTTCATCAATGAGAACTTCACCTTCTCAGGCTGCACATCTATAAACTCTTCTTTTTCATCGGGGGGAAAGATCTCAAACACCGCAAACTTTCCGTATCTTTTACGGGAATCGGTGAGGAAGCGTCCGTCAAGTAATATCCTTACTCCATAATCAATAGGAGATCGTACTACCCTTCCCATGGCCTGCCTTATCTTACGGATAGTGGGAATCTGCACAGCATAGTCCCATCCGGCTCCGAACCCATAGGAATGATCATAAGCTGATTCAACTGCGTTCATCCTGTCATTGAGAGCCGG encodes:
- a CDS encoding beta-ribofuranosylaminobenzene 5'-phosphate synthase, which produces MIRVKSPSRIHMGLIDMNAELGRVDGGVGLSIDYPHVVISAEIADDIEVIGHSLLAPRMKAAAKTLLPEGQGIRVTIEEDMPNHVGVGSGTQAALSVAAAVNRLYDLGLSVRDMAIAVGRGGTSGIGVASFEKGGFIVDGGHKFKDKGSFSPSSASKMPPAPVLFREDFPDWEIVLALPGEDMHIGAHDAQEVDIFRKECPIPLQEAQAVAHVVLMKMMPAIMEKDIEAFGEATNLLQGLGFKQREVRLQHQAVRDLIELLQDSGSYGAGMSSFGPIVYAFTTNPEDAANLQEDAQAFLDSTIGGKVIITKANNTGASIVEE
- a CDS encoding DUF2953 domain-containing protein; amino-acid sequence: MFTAIQFVQIAVMIILLLILLVLFCAIDLVVDLKKKDQDISGKIMVKWLFLSYSKVFYPNEPNNSDSKKGQAASEKEKVEKSSSATVKDMDEVSEEKIINEAKSPKMKKELKAKDILRIFNNIKKPLFRLFKGTISNIRLRCGKCDLLFGLPDPADTGMLCGFLYGVFGFLHQYWRNFSYFLEPRFHEKAFDLQLMADVRIRIYRFIPVFLRFALNWGVLRTGWLLVRTYR
- a CDS encoding NOP5/NOP56 family protein, whose amino-acid sequence is MKAVTWFGTLTLSENGEVEECSLLENDPEQLAQHMLLAVENEELPTHGLGLRELALACGFVELEEDYDVLLREVCIKAAKRQISMTDTDDKRIIQAVEAMDDVDKAANELSERLTEWYGVYFPELELTAESMARFVARFGSRENVPEDHNMFSKASSSMGAELSLVDEDLLRNFATNLCGIYDTRKNLEQYIMANMGVVAPNLTNIAGAPLGARLISLAGGLKKLAAFPSSTVQVIGANNALFKHLRSRAPSPKHGVIFNHPLIKGSPWWQRGKIARSLAAKISLAVRMDAYGGKLDPSIKDNLERKVESIRKAHPEPPKKQSTKVTQPGPGRAGGRTAKKRGGQKKGGMNKGSKNTNDRSGGRPA
- a CDS encoding GerW family sporulation protein, translating into MGLEDLMKEVSSELERLVSTKTVVGDAVTVGDTTIIPVTKVSFGFGTGGAEGKSKDNEEGFGGGGAAGAKIEPVAFIVMSKDGVRLMSVSGKSDIGVLIDSVPGLIEKIKTMKAKKEKSTDSTDPVTVPEDEGSVKIDVEGQ